The Sandaracinobacteroides saxicola nucleotide sequence CGGTATCGAACAGTTGCTCTGCAATCTGTCTAGCAATTGTGGTAAGATCATTCTCGTTCATCAACGTTACCCTCTCTTTCGTGTCGGCTGGAAACTCGACTCATGAAGATGTTTGTAGGCATGAATACTGGAAATAAGTGAACTGACAGTTAGTGCCGCGAAGGCAGCAATGGCAAAAATCACCACCATTCGTTTGCGCCAGCCGTCCGTGTTGTCCAGAGTCCAGTTGATAATCCAGTTCCAATTTCCTCCAACCATGCCATCATGGATCGACGACAGGGCCACATGGCCCGGCGAGGCATCGGGTTCTGCAAGCTGATATGCAGCACGTATTTGCATAGGCTCGCTTGTTCGATAGTTCACCGGTACATCAGGTCTTGCCGAGGCGACCCAATGCACTCCCGCCAACGCTTCAGCTATGACCGTTGATTGAGACTGACCATCAGTGAAGGATTTGAGCTGCTCATGATGTGCAAGCGCGCGTGCCAATGCTGTCCGTGACGGGGCCCCCGTGCGTGTAAGCATATAACGCAAACGCATATCGACCGCATTAGGCGAGATCGACAGCGCCTTTGCGATCTCTTTTGAGGTCAAGTGCTTGTTAACAAGACGAATTATGATCTTGGACGCTTCAGGCAGTTCTGCCACACGGGCCAATAGATCGGTATTCTCCATGATCGGCTACCCCTTGAAACAACCTGTTGAAAGGTTGTTTCATTTTCAAACCGACCCCATTGCGGCGCTAACAAAGTGGCGTAGACCGTGCAAGCAATCTTTCACATTAATTAACCGATAGACGGTTAATGGATACTATCTAGAATGGGCTGACAGAGGTAGCTCGGTCCATCTGCACAGCTTAGGCTCATGACCCATTAGAGGGATTCTCAAGGTGGTTGGTTTCTGGTTCACTGGCGGCATTGGGAGGTGCTGCCCTGGCGGAGTTTCGGTGGTTGTCGGAGGCGCAGATGCGCCGGATTGAGCCCTATTTTCCGCTGTCGCACGGCATTCTGCGGGTGGACGACCGGCGGGTAATCTTGGGGATCATCTTCGTCATCGGGAATGGGCTTCGGTGGCGGGATGCGCCGGCACAGTATGGCCCGCCCAAGACGATCTACAACCGGTTCATCCGCTGGAGCCGGCTCGGTGTGTTCAACCGCATCTTCGCCGAGCTGGCAGCCAAGGGACGAAAGCCGGACATGCTGATGATCGATGCCACGCATCTGAAGGCCCATCGCACCGCTGCCAGCCTGCTCAAAAAGGGGCTGTTCTCCACGTATCGGAAGGACCAAGGGCGGCCTGAACTCGAAGCTGCATGCGGTCTGCGACGGCAAGGGCCGGCCGTTGGGGATGATGCTCTCCGAGGGCCAGATGAGCGACTACAAGGGAGCCGCCCTGATGTTCGCCAGCTTGCCCAGGGCCAAAGCGATGATCGCCGACAAAGGCTATGACGGCGACTGGTTCCGCCAAGCGCTGGCGGCGCGCAAAACCGTCGCCTGCATCCCTTCGAAGTCGAACCGGAAAGCCCATATCCCGCACGATCCAGTGCTCTACCGCCAGCGCCACCTGATCGAAAACATGTTCGGAAAGCTGAAGGACTGGCGCCGCATCCACACCCGCTACGACCGCTGCGCGCACACCTTCATGTCCGCCATCTGCATCGCCGCCACCAGCATCTTCTGGTTGCCGCAATGAGTCCTGAGCCTATGTGTTTGATCCCAGATTTTGATGGTGCATTATTCTCGCCTGCATGGAGGGAGGCACTATGGGACAGGTTCTGCACGGGGGCGCCACAACGACAGAGGCAGTCCGTCGAGCGATACAGCATAGTCAAGAGAGCCTGAGGGCGTTGGCGAAGCGCCACGGGGTAAACCAGAAGACGATCGCCAAGTGGAAGCGGCGCACGTCGACAGCTGATTTGCCGACCGGCCCGAAGGTAGTGCGCTCCACGGTGCTGTCGATCGAGGAGGAGGCGGTGATCGTCGCGTTCCGAAGCCACACGCTGCTGCCGCTCGATGACTGTCTCTATGCCTTGCAGGCAAGCCTGCCCCATCTCACGCGCTCGTCCCTTCACCGCTGCTTGCAGCGGCATGGCATCTCCCAGCTGCCGTCGGTGGAGGGCGACAAGCCGAACACGCGCAAGTTCAAGACCTACCCGATCGGCTACTTCCACATCGATATTGCTGAGGTGCGCACGGCAGAAGGCAGGCTTTACCTGTTCGTTGGCATCGACCGTACCTCGAAGTTCGCC carries:
- a CDS encoding sigma factor-like helix-turn-helix DNA-binding protein, translating into MENTDLLARVAELPEASKIIIRLVNKHLTSKEIAKALSISPNAVDMRLRYMLTRTGAPSRTALARALAHHEQLKSFTDGQSQSTVIAEALAGVHWVASARPDVPVNYRTSEPMQIRAAYQLAEPDASPGHVALSSIHDGMVGGNWNWIINWTLDNTDGWRKRMVVIFAIAAFAALTVSSLISSIHAYKHLHESSFQPTRKRG
- a CDS encoding IS5 family transposase (programmed frameshift) gives rise to the protein MAEFRWLSEAQMRRIEPYFPLSHGILRVDDRRVILGIIFVIGNGLRWRDAPAQYGPPKTIYNRFIRWSRLGVFNRIFAELAAKGRKPDMLMIDATHLKAHRTAASLSKRGCSPRIGRTKGGLNSKLHAVCDGKGRPLGMMLSEGQMSDYKGAALMFASLPRAKAMIADKGYDGDWFRQALAARKTVACIPSKSNRKAHIPHDPVLYRQRHLIENMFGKLKDWRRIHTRYDRCAHTFMSAICIAATSIFWLPQ